CGGAGTCCTCCCGGTAGCGGGTGGCGTCGTCGGCGTTGGTGTGCGCTTCCATCCGGTACGTGACGGCCTCGACCAGGGTCGGACCGCCGCCCGCGCGGGCCCTGCGGACCGCCTCGGACAGCACCTCGTGAACGGCGGCGATGTCGTTGCCGTCGACCAGCCGGCCCGGCATCCCGTACCCGACGGCCTTGTGGGCCAGGGTCGGGGCGGCCGTCTGCTTGGCGAGCGGGACGGAGATCGCGAAGCCGTTGTTCTGGACGAGGAAGACGACCGGGGCCTTCCAGACGGCCGCGAAGTTCAGCGCCTCGTGGAAGTCGCCCTCGCTGGTGCCGCCGTCGCCGACCATGGCCAGCGCCACGACGTCGTCACCGCGCAGCCGCGCCGCGTGCGCCAGGCCGACCGCGTGCGGCAGCTGGGTGGCGAGCGGGGTGCACAGCGGGGCTATCCGGTGCTCGCGCGGGTCATACCCGGTGTGCCAGTCGCCGCGCAGCAGCGTCAGCGCCTGGACCGGGTCCAGCCCGCGGGCCACGGCCGCGAGGGTGTCGCGGTAGCTGGGGAAGAGCCAGTCCCGCTCCTCCAGGACCAGCGCGGCCGCGATCTCGCAGGCCTCCTGGCCCACGGTGGACGGGTACACCGCGAGCCGGCCCTGCCGGGTCAGCGCGGTGGCCTGGGCGTTGTAGCGGCGTCCGCGCACCAGCTCGGCGTAGCACCGGCGCATCAGCTCCGGGTCGAGCTTCTCCGCCGCCGGGGTGCCCAGCACCCGGTACGGCTCGGGGTCCGGGAGCAGCGGGGCGGCATCCGTACGGGGCCTCCAGGCGGGCGGCGGGGTGGGACGGTGGGACGCACCGGCACCGGGCAGCTCTTGGACCGTCATGGCGGCGTACACCTCCTCGTGGGAAGCGGGCAGGGAGGACCCCGGGTGTGAGGCGCCTCACCTACCGATTGTTCGGTTTGCCGCGCAATTTGGCTACAGGCAGCTCCAGGCTGTGGACAAAGTGGCGCCGGGGCCCTGGGATGGATGCAGGACGTCCAGAAGAGGGAGGCATCGGGCAATGCCGGATGAACAAATGGCCGGACCGGGCTGCGCACCGGCCGCCCCGGGGGGCCCCGTGCCCCCGACGGCGCAGCCCGCCACGCCCGCCACCGCGCAGCCCGCGGCGGCGCCACGCCCCCTGGACCCGATCGACCGGTCGATCCTGCGACTGCTCCAATCGGACGGCCGCGCCTCGATACGGTCGGTGGCCGAGCAGGTCCACGTCTCGCGCGCGAACGCCTACGCGCGGATCAACCGGCTGATCGACGACGGGGTCATCCGGGGGTTCACGGCCCGCGTGAACCACGAACGCGCAGGTCAGGGCGCCTCCGCCTATATCACGCTCAAGATCGTCCAGAATTCCTGGCGGACCGTCCGCGAGCAGCTGCGCGAGCTGCCGGGGGCCGTCCACATCGCGCTGGTCAGCGGGGACTTCGATGTGCTCCTGCTGGTCCACACGCCCGACAACCGCACCCTGCGCGAGTTGGTCCTGACCCGGCTCCAGTCCATCCCCGAGGTGCTCTCGACCCGCACCCTGCTGGTGTTCGAGGAAACGGATCTGCTGGCCCCGGGCACGGACCACGACGGCCCGGCCCTCACCCCGGAGGAGTGAGGGCCGGGCCGGAGGCCGTACCGCTCAGGAGAGCGTGCGCAGGCCGCCGAAGGCCATCCGGACGACCGCGTCCGCCAGCTGGTCGCGGTCGCCGCCGGAGTGCGGGCGGTACCACTCGACCAGCGAGTTCACCATGCCGAAGAGCAGCCGCGTGGCGAGCCGCGTGTCGACGTCGGAGCGCAGGTCGCCGTCGGCGGCGGCGGCCTTCAGCAGGTCGGCGACCTGGTGGTCGAACTCGCGGCGCCGCTCCAGCGCCCAGCGCTCGGTACGGGTGTTGCCGCGGACCCGCAGCAGCAGGGTGACGTACGGGAGTTCCGCGACCAGCACCTCCACCGTGCGCCGCGTGACGTACTCGACCCGCTCCACGGCCCGGCCGCGCACCGCGCCCGGCTCCTCCAGGACGGCGAACAGCCCGTCCAGGGCCCGGCTGACGGCCCGGCGCAGCAGCTCTTCCTTGCCCGCGACGTGGTGGTAGATCGAGGACTTGGAGATTCCGGCGGCCTTGGAGAGGTGCTCCATCGAGGTGCCGTCGTAACCGCGCTCGTTGAAGACCTGCACGGCGACGGTCAGCAGGGTCTCCGGGGTGTACGTGTCCCGCCTGGCGGTGGTCATGCCCCGTCCTCCGCGTCGGCGGACTCCGCCCCGACACCCTCGGCGTCGGTCGCGTAACCCAGCCGGTAGAGGGCGAGCGAGGGCGCGTAGCGGCCGCCGGGGCAGCGCTCGTCGAGGTGGTGCAGGAGGTCGTAGGCCCAGTCCTGGCCCAGCTCCGCGTGCCATTGCGAGGGCCCGAGCGGGTAGTTGACGCCGAGCCGCATCGCGGTGTCGATGTCCTCGGCCGTGGCCACGCCGCGCGCGACCGCGTCGGCCGTGAGGTCGATCAGCATCGCGACGGTACGGGCGACGATCATGCCCGGGACGTCGCCGATGACGGAGACCTCCTTGCCCAGCTTCTGGAACAGGCCGATGGCCTCGGCGAGGGTCTCCTCGGAGGTGTCCTCGCTGGCGGAGAGCGCGATCCGGGTGGCCCCGCGGTAGTCGAGCGCGAGGTCGAAGTAGACGACGTCGGCAAATTCGACCGAGGTCTTGCCGTCGGCCAGGACCAGCTGGCCCTCACCGGGCAGCTGGATGTACGGGCCCCCGGTCGCGGCGACGGTGACCGTGATCCCGGCCTCCTCCATCAGGTCGACCAGCACGGCCGCGGGACCGAGGTCGCCGACGACGCTCACCGTGTCGGGGCACGCCTCGGGCCCGGCGGTGTGCGGCTTCGCGGCCTGCGGTCCCTGCTCCTCGCCGTACGGGAACCAGCCGTGCCCCGACTTGCGGCCGAGGCGGCCCGACTGGACCAGGCGGCGCTGGGCGAGCGAGGGCGTGAACTTCGGGCTGCGGAAGAAGGACTCCCAGACGGAGCGGGTGACCGCCTCGTTGACGTCCTGGCCGATCAGGTCGGTCAGTTCGAAGGGGCCCATCTTGAAGCCGCCGCTCTCGCGCAGCACGGCGTCGATGGTGGCGGGGTCGGCGCCGCGCTCCTCGTACACCGCGAAGGCCTCGGCGTAGAAGGGGCGGGCGATCCGGTTGACGATGAAGCCGGGGGTGTCCGCGCAGCGGACCGGGGTCTTGCCCCAGCCCAGGACCGTCTCGTACGCGCGCTCCGCGGCCGCCGGGTCGGTCGCGAAGCCGCTGACCACCTCCACCAGCGGGAGCAGCGGGGCCGGGTTGAAGAAGTGCAGGCCGAGGAATCGGCCGGGGTGCGCGAGGCCCGCCGCGATCTCGGTGACGGAGAGGGAGGAGGTGTTCGTCGCCAGCAGCGCGTCCGGCGCGACCACCTTTTCGAGGGAAGCGAACAGCGCGCGCTTGACGCCCGCGTCCTCGACGACGGCCTCGATCACCAGGGCGGCCCCGGCGAGGTCGGCGAGGGCGTGGGCCGACTCGATCCGGCCGATCGCGGCGTCCGCCTCGGCTCGATCCAGCCGCCCCTTGGCGGTCATCCGCTCGATCCGGT
This is a stretch of genomic DNA from Streptomyces sp. NBC_00536. It encodes these proteins:
- the pdhA gene encoding pyruvate dehydrogenase (acetyl-transferring) E1 component subunit alpha; amino-acid sequence: MTVQELPGAGASHRPTPPPAWRPRTDAAPLLPDPEPYRVLGTPAAEKLDPELMRRCYAELVRGRRYNAQATALTRQGRLAVYPSTVGQEACEIAAALVLEERDWLFPSYRDTLAAVARGLDPVQALTLLRGDWHTGYDPREHRIAPLCTPLATQLPHAVGLAHAARLRGDDVVALAMVGDGGTSEGDFHEALNFAAVWKAPVVFLVQNNGFAISVPLAKQTAAPTLAHKAVGYGMPGRLVDGNDIAAVHEVLSEAVRRARAGGGPTLVEAVTYRMEAHTNADDATRYREDSEVAAWKAHDPVELLERELTARGLLDAEGIQQAKDAAEVMAAALREGMNADPVLDPMDLFAHVYAEQTDRLREQAALLRAELEAGAEG
- a CDS encoding Lrp/AsnC family transcriptional regulator → MPDEQMAGPGCAPAAPGGPVPPTAQPATPATAQPAAAPRPLDPIDRSILRLLQSDGRASIRSVAEQVHVSRANAYARINRLIDDGVIRGFTARVNHERAGQGASAYITLKIVQNSWRTVREQLRELPGAVHIALVSGDFDVLLLVHTPDNRTLRELVLTRLQSIPEVLSTRTLLVFEETDLLAPGTDHDGPALTPEE
- a CDS encoding TetR/AcrR family transcriptional regulator, producing the protein MTTARRDTYTPETLLTVAVQVFNERGYDGTSMEHLSKAAGISKSSIYHHVAGKEELLRRAVSRALDGLFAVLEEPGAVRGRAVERVEYVTRRTVEVLVAELPYVTLLLRVRGNTRTERWALERRREFDHQVADLLKAAAADGDLRSDVDTRLATRLLFGMVNSLVEWYRPHSGGDRDQLADAVVRMAFGGLRTLS
- a CDS encoding 3-hydroxyacyl-CoA dehydrogenase translates to MTAIERSRTVAVVGAGTMGQGIAQVALLAGHRVLIYDIDEAAARAGRTAVRDRIERMTAKGRLDRAEADAAIGRIESAHALADLAGAALVIEAVVEDAGVKRALFASLEKVVAPDALLATNTSSLSVTEIAAGLAHPGRFLGLHFFNPAPLLPLVEVVSGFATDPAAAERAYETVLGWGKTPVRCADTPGFIVNRIARPFYAEAFAVYEERGADPATIDAVLRESGGFKMGPFELTDLIGQDVNEAVTRSVWESFFRSPKFTPSLAQRRLVQSGRLGRKSGHGWFPYGEEQGPQAAKPHTAGPEACPDTVSVVGDLGPAAVLVDLMEEAGITVTVAATGGPYIQLPGEGQLVLADGKTSVEFADVVYFDLALDYRGATRIALSASEDTSEETLAEAIGLFQKLGKEVSVIGDVPGMIVARTVAMLIDLTADAVARGVATAEDIDTAMRLGVNYPLGPSQWHAELGQDWAYDLLHHLDERCPGGRYAPSLALYRLGYATDAEGVGAESADAEDGA